The DNA sequence TCATAGGTGCTCTCAATTCTGGCTGTTCGTCGATTTTGATTTCGTTGTAGGTCACTTGTTTTGAATCTAAGAGTGCCTTTGCACGGACACAATACGGACAATACGTTTTAGTGTAAATATCTACTTTACTCATTAAGGGACCTATTTGCTTTTAATTACTGGTAAATTTGCGCTTGTCCAAGTTTGCATGCCGCCAGTTAATACTGACACATTTTCAAAACCTTGCTTTGACAAGACTCGCGCCGCTGTTTTTGCAGAAATACCGGCGTTGCACACTACTACAATTGGGCTCTTCTTTTGTTTTTCAAGTGCACCCA is a window from the Psychrosphaera ytuae genome containing:
- the grxC gene encoding glutaredoxin 3, producing the protein MSKVDIYTKTYCPYCVRAKALLDSKQVTYNEIKIDEQPELRAPMIERASGRSTVPQIFIGEHHVGGCDDLVALEQQNKLDELLAAL